Genomic window (Rhodothermales bacterium):
CGTCGGCGGAGGTATTCGGCCAGGGTCGGACCCTGGACGTATTCCATGACGATAAAGGTATCCGGCCCTTCATCCTGCAATGCATGAATACGCACCACATGGGGGTCCTCGAGCCGGGCGAGCGTCCGCGCCTCCTGTTCGAAGCGCTGGCGGACGGTGGGGTTGCGCGCCAGCTGAGGCGTCATGGTCTTCAGGGCGACCACCTTGTCGAGCCGCACGTCGCGCGCCTCGTAGACCACGCCCATCCCGCCGCGCGCGATCACCCGGACCACCTCGTACGGGCCGATCCGCCTGCCCTCGGGCAGGTCGTCATTCTCCGTCGCGGCCTCGGCGACAGCCGGCGACTCGAGGAAGGCCTCGTCGCGGTCCTGCTCGCGCAGCAACTGCAACACGCGGTCGCGCACGCCGGCGTCGTCCGGGCAGGCCGTGGCGAGGTACTGTACCCATTCGGATGGATCCAACTCGTTGGCCGCCCGAAAGAGATGTCTGATGCGTGTCCAGCTATCGGTCATGGCGCCGGTTTCCTACGGCCGTTTCGGTCGAATGCCTGCCGCGGCAAATCTACGGCATGCGCTCGATACCGATCGAGGGAAGTTTCGTTTCGCTTCTGCGCATTGGGAGATGTGAACAGGAATCGGGGTGCGACTCCGATTCGACTCGATCAACCACATCTTTATCGCTACGCCAATGAAAACCTATATCACTTCGTTCCGCTTCGCCCTTCTTGCTGCTTTACTCCTCTTCGTCGCGGCGTGCGACAGTGTGGAATCACAGCCGGAACCCGTCGCGCCCGCGGCCTTGCCCGAGGCAGCGTTTGGCATGGACATCAGCTTGTTCAACGCCGGCGCCTCCAAAGAAGGTAGCCAGGGCACGAACTTTCTCTCCGCCGCCATCCGGGTACTCATCGTCAATACCGGCATCTACAGTGCTTTGTATATCCCGGCGCAAGTGACGGCCGCCGCACAGGTTGTCGAGCCCATATGGGACGGAGAAGCCTTCATCTGGGCCGCCGATACCCTGGTGAACGGACAGAAAGAAGGCTTCCAACTGACCGCCCGGCCGGATGGGGACGCCATCCTCTGGGAAATGGAGGTTTCTGGGTACGACGATCGCAACGACGTTCGCTTCGAAGACTTTCTCCTCTACGAAGCCCGCACCGGGCTTACTTCCAACGAAGGCACGTTCAGCATCATCTATCCGACGGAACAGGGCCCTGTTCGACTGCTCGACGGGACCTACGCGATCATCGACGAGGCTTCGGACAGCACGGTGCGTTTCTCAGTGCCGGCGGACGTCCCGGAGATCGGCGGCATGAAGGCCACCTACCGGCAGGACGGTGTGTGGTTTACGCTGGACTTCACCGAGCCCGATCCCGCCAAACGCCATGTCATGCGCTGGAACACGGAAACCAACGAGGGCTCCGTCACGGCCTACGACTACAACACCGGGGAAGAAGCCTGCTGGGACGCGGCGCTTCAGAACGTGGAATGCCCTGTGGGCAGCTGAAGAATGGGCTCTGACCCCGGTCATGAGGTTTCTTCCGCCCGCGGTGGGGTGGCCTCTGGCCGGGGTCATGAAGCTCGCTTCACTCGCGGTCATTAGATTTTAGGAAACACCGGAGGCGGGCAGCCGTTGCGGATTCCTTCGGCCGTTGCGTCGTTTCACTGGACAAACCTGCCAACCTGCAATCCTTCGGGCGCGTCGGCTTCGCCGCCGTCCCTCAGGACAGGCCTGCCAACCTGTAACCTGCCAACCTGCAACCATTCCCATGGAAATCCGAATTGAAAGCCTCTTAGTTGGCGCGCGTCGCGCGGCGGGGGTTGTTGTGGTCATCGATGTGTTTCGCGCGTTCACCACGGCGTCCGTTGCGTTCACGCGGGGGGTGGATCGGATCGTGATGGTGGCCGAGCCGCCCGAGGCGCTGGCGCTTCGGGCGCGGGGGGTGGGATCGATCTGTGTAGGTGAGGTGGATGGCAAGATGCCGGCCGGCTTCGATTTTGGCAACTCGCCGCATGAGCTGTGGGACGCCGACATTGCGGGGAAGACGCTTATCCAGTCCACCCGCGCCGGCACTGTGGGTGTTACGACCGTGGCGGCCAACGCGGAGGCCATCTTTGCCGCCGCCCTGATCAACGCCCGCGCCACGGCCGAAGCGATCCGCGCGATGGCGCCGCCGCTCGTCACCCTGGTGGCGATGGGTTACCAGGGGCGGTTTCGCGCGGATGAGGACGAGCAGTGCGCGCTTTACCTGAGGGCATTGCTCGAGGGCCGGCAGCCCGACCGCGACGCCGTCCGCTCGCTGGTTCTATCGGGAAACGAAACCGACAAATTCCGCGACCCCTCGAAACCCTACCTGCACTGGGAAGATGTCGAACATGCTCTTCGCATCGACGAGGCGCCGGTGGTGATCCGGGTTCGGGAAGAGAGCGGCGTGCTTGTGGCAAGAAAGCTGTAGGATCAGATTTCCTTAAACCCTGCAACCGCGGAGCCGCAGTCATCCGTCGTCAGGGGGTGAAGGCGTAGTGCGGATACGTCTGCGCCAGGACCGAATCCACCAGCACACGGTGGAATTGGTCGGGCTTCTCGAACTCCGGCATATGAGCGGCGTCCTCGAACCAGATGATGTGTTTTCCTGCTGGCGCTTCGAGCTGTTCGTAGTATTTTTTGACCAGCTCGGACGGCGTGTTAAAATCATGCCGGCCTGCGATGAAATAGACGGGCACCTGGATGCGGGGCACGGTCTCGAACAGGTTGATCTGGCCGAGGTCGGTCCACAGGTTGCGCACAGCAAAGTTGGGATCAGCGCTGATTTCGAGGATCTCGAGCAGGGTATACTCCGGGCTAAGCAGCATTTTACCCATGAAGTCGGACAAAAAGCTGCCGGCGGCCTCTCGTTCTTCGTAGATCGTCCCGCCAAACCGACGCAGCCACTTGCGCTGCTTGTTCATCGTCAGGTAATTCCATGGCGGGGGGCCCATCTCGTTCAGTTCGCGCAACGCTTCCCTGTTATTGGTGTTGCGCGCCTCGCGGAGCGTAAACTCGTACGAGAGCGATTCGGCGCGGGCCGTGTTCACCAGCTGACCCGTTCCTATGACGGCATAAAACGATTCGGGATACCGCTCGGCTACCATCATACCCAGCGCCGAACCCCACGAATTGCCGGCGAGGTAGATTTTGGGCACATTAAATCGACGCTTCAGGACGTCCACCAGTTCTTTGGTGTCGCTGACAAACCGGTCGACATTCATCTCGTTGGGTGTCAGACCGGGGCGGTACGATTTGCCGGATCCGAGCTGATCCCAGTAGACGACGACAAAATCTTCCTCGAGCTTCAGCCCGAAATCGCGCGCACGCGGAATGACAAATGACCCCGGTCCCCCGTGCAGATACAGCAATACGGGATTGGTCTGCCTCTGGCCGCGGATCAATACCCACTGCTCCTCGCCGCCTAGCGGGACGTTGCCGAGCAGATCGATGCCCCCCGGTGTGGTGATCTTGGTCAGATCCACCACTCGGTTTTGCTCGTACATACGGTAGAGCAACCCTGTGGAAAGAAGCGCAACCAACGCCAGCAGCGACAGGAAAAAAAACTTCAGTACGGAAGTTATTGGATGTTCTTCCATGGCCTGCGCGCGAACTACCTGTGCGCTATTGGGGCTTGGGCTGTTGGGGGAATCGGGGAGCTCACCATGGCCGATGTTCGCTACGGGTGTGTTGCCGCTCTGAGAACGGACGTTATTTCATTTTTCGTGACAGAGCAGAAGGTAACGGACTGTCAACGGCCGATTAGGATCTACGCAGGACGCGTCGCCGGGAACGGTTTCAAGGGAGGCGCTACTTCCGCCTCTTGATAGTTAACCGCCTAAAATGTTCCTGATTACTTAAAAATGCACGGCGATCATGCACCAACAAACGTGCAAAAACAGTGCCTTGTTGCTGGTCTCGCGCCATGGCCGGCCTTTCTCGTATCGTCCACCTTATCCTCCGCCGTATCGGAGAATGCCGCATCGGAATCGTTCGATCGCTTCCGGCGTTGCAGCCCTTCACGACGCTATCACCCACCTCACTGAACGTCCACAGCCATGAACCGTTTGATTCGTCCCGCCCTTTTTGCACTCCTTCTGGTTGCGCCGGCCATGGCCCATGCGCAGCAAGCCCCGGCCCATTTTGCCGAGGCCTTTCTGCCCAAATTTACCTATTCGGCGGAGCGGCTCGTCGCGCTCGCCGAAGCCACGCCGGCCGAGCTGTTTTCATGGCGTCCCGGCGAGGGCACGATGACGATGGAGCACGTCTATATGCACATTGCCCATTACAATTACATGTACCCGGTCGAAAATATGGGCGCGGCGGCTCCGGCCGGTTTGGATATGAGCGCGATTGAGGCGATCACTGGGAAGGAAGCGGTGCTGGAGACGCTTCGCGCTTCGATTGCCTTCACGCAGGCGCTGGCCGAGTCGATGACTGCCGAAGAGCTGGCGGCTTCCACGACGCTGTATGGTCAATCCACCCAGAAATGGGACGTGCTTTTCCAGCTTCAATCCCACCTCAGCGAACACATGGGCCAGCTCATCGCCTACGCCCGGATGAACGACATCGTCCCGCCGTGGTCACGGTAATGATTCAAGCTTACCCGATTAAGGGGTACAAATTTTCACTTTTCACTCTTTCCACCTCATGCCCGGCTTCGCGAAGCGTGGCGACAGCAGCGTCTAGCCGGTCGGTGCGGACGAGCAGGTAGTCGGTGTCGAAGGTAGAGACTACAAAAACGGGGAGTCCGGCGGCGGCCAGGGGAGCCGTCAGGCCGGCGACGATCCCGGTCAGCTCAAAATCCAGGGGACCCCTTGCCTGGAGCATCCGCCAGCCGGTTTCGGTCTTCCAGCCGATCTGCGCCCGATCGGCGGGTAGGACGATCGAAAGCTCCTCCGGCGTCCGCGTGACGCTGCAAAACCCTGCGTCCAGAATGTCCGGCGGCAGAGCGGCATCCGCGGGGAGCCGGCAGACGGCCATGGGGTCTGGAAGGAGGGTGAGGTGCATAACGGCATCGTTTTTATCGGTTGATGGTGAATTCCCCGGGATTCCATTAACTTACACGTACGCGGGGTATAAAGAACCGCTTCCTGCCTCAGGGCACATTTCCACGAACGACATGAGTACGATCTCCATGAAATCCTGGATGACACTTTCCTGCCTGGCGGCGCTTGTCCTCGCCGGCTGCCAGCCGCAAGCCACCCCCGAGGCCGCCGACGCGGCGCCCATG
Coding sequences:
- a CDS encoding 2-phosphosulfolactate phosphatase, with the translated sequence MEIRIESLLVGARRAAGVVVVIDVFRAFTTASVAFTRGVDRIVMVAEPPEALALRARGVGSICVGEVDGKMPAGFDFGNSPHELWDADIAGKTLIQSTRAGTVGVTTVAANAEAIFAAALINARATAEAIRAMAPPLVTLVAMGYQGRFRADEDEQCALYLRALLEGRQPDRDAVRSLVLSGNETDKFRDPSKPYLHWEDVEHALRIDEAPVVIRVREESGVLVARKL
- a CDS encoding alpha/beta hydrolase; the protein is MEEHPITSVLKFFFLSLLALVALLSTGLLYRMYEQNRVVDLTKITTPGGIDLLGNVPLGGEEQWVLIRGQRQTNPVLLYLHGGPGSFVIPRARDFGLKLEEDFVVVYWDQLGSGKSYRPGLTPNEMNVDRFVSDTKELVDVLKRRFNVPKIYLAGNSWGSALGMMVAERYPESFYAVIGTGQLVNTARAESLSYEFTLREARNTNNREALRELNEMGPPPWNYLTMNKQRKWLRRFGGTIYEEREAAGSFLSDFMGKMLLSPEYTLLEILEISADPNFAVRNLWTDLGQINLFETVPRIQVPVYFIAGRHDFNTPSELVKKYYEQLEAPAGKHIIWFEDAAHMPEFEKPDQFHRVLVDSVLAQTYPHYAFTP
- a CDS encoding DinB family protein translates to MNRLIRPALFALLLVAPAMAHAQQAPAHFAEAFLPKFTYSAERLVALAEATPAELFSWRPGEGTMTMEHVYMHIAHYNYMYPVENMGAAAPAGLDMSAIEAITGKEAVLETLRASIAFTQALAESMTAEELAASTTLYGQSTQKWDVLFQLQSHLSEHMGQLIAYARMNDIVPPWSR
- a CDS encoding ACT domain-containing protein, which translates into the protein MHLTLLPDPMAVCRLPADAALPPDILDAGFCSVTRTPEELSIVLPADRAQIGWKTETGWRMLQARGPLDFELTGIVAGLTAPLAAAGLPVFVVSTFDTDYLLVRTDRLDAAVATLREAGHEVERVKSENLYPLIG